In Liquorilactobacillus hordei DSM 19519, the following proteins share a genomic window:
- the lepB gene encoding signal peptidase I has protein sequence MQRFIKRFHWSYWILLVSIAVLIALFIRSFLITPLQIDGNSMEPTIKSKEEALVMNFGKIRRFDVVIIKMPNGETYIKRVIGMPGEHLSYKNDILRINGKQVKENFLKKILATRHQPYTSDFTLEELTGKSKIPQNEYFVLGDNRRISKDSRTFGSVKDSWIKGRAIIVYWPLNKIKWIGYN, from the coding sequence TTGCAACGCTTTATAAAAAGATTTCATTGGAGCTATTGGATTTTACTTGTATCAATTGCAGTTCTTATTGCACTTTTTATCAGATCTTTCTTGATTACTCCGCTTCAGATTGACGGCAATTCAATGGAGCCAACGATTAAGTCAAAAGAAGAAGCACTTGTAATGAATTTTGGAAAAATACGTCGATTTGACGTAGTTATTATCAAAATGCCCAATGGAGAGACATATATCAAAAGGGTTATCGGAATGCCAGGAGAACATTTATCATACAAAAATGATATTCTTCGCATAAATGGTAAGCAAGTCAAAGAAAACTTTCTAAAGAAAATTCTTGCGACTAGACATCAGCCATACACATCAGATTTTACATTAGAGGAATTAACTGGAAAATCTAAAATACCACAAAATGAATATTTTGTACTTGGAGATAATCGACGAATAAGTAAGGACTCTCGTACCTTTGGTTCAGTTAAGGATAGTTGGATTAAAGGACGAGCAATCATTGTTTATTGGCCGTTAAATAAGATTAAATGGATTGGATATAACTAG
- a CDS encoding dihydrofolate reductase, translating into MLAYIWAEDEQHHIGIDGHLPWTLPADLAYFKSVTKNHPIIMGRKTFDSFPGFLPKRHHYVLTRSTDFSDEYKDDSRITVVNNVEALVKIIAQEDEDIFIIGGASLFAEFANKVDLLYVTRIKGEFSGDTIMPELPMDTFKLIKKVDGIVDEKNKFPHVFEVYQKKS; encoded by the coding sequence ATGTTAGCATATATTTGGGCAGAAGATGAGCAACATCACATTGGAATAGATGGTCACTTACCGTGGACACTACCTGCTGATTTAGCATATTTTAAGTCTGTAACAAAAAACCATCCAATTATTATGGGACGTAAAACATTCGATAGTTTCCCAGGTTTTTTACCAAAAAGACACCATTATGTTTTAACTAGATCAACCGATTTCAGTGATGAATATAAAGATGACAGTCGAATAACGGTTGTAAATAATGTTGAAGCTTTAGTGAAAATTATTGCACAAGAGGATGAAGATATTTTCATAATTGGAGGAGCATCCTTATTTGCAGAATTTGCAAACAAGGTAGATCTTTTGTATGTGACCCGCATTAAGGGCGAATTTTCTGGTGATACAATTATGCCTGAGCTTCCCATGGACACATTCAAACTAATTAAAAAAGTAGATGGAATTGTTGATGAGAAAAATAAGTTTCCACATGTTTTTGAAGTTTATCAAAAGAAATCATAG
- a CDS encoding YozE family protein encodes MHRLSFYQYLMTERDPDSHKEVAQFANNAFYDQSFPKQSQIYDELSQYLELNGSYLPSMTIFDEAWESYLDKMN; translated from the coding sequence ATGCATCGTTTGAGCTTTTATCAATATTTGATGACTGAAAGAGATCCAGATAGTCATAAAGAAGTTGCACAATTTGCTAATAATGCCTTTTATGATCAATCTTTTCCGAAGCAGTCACAGATTTATGATGAATTATCACAGTATCTTGAATTAAATGGCAGTTATCTACCGTCAATGACTATTTTTGATGAGGCATGGGAATCGTATCTTGATAAGATGAATTAA
- the dprA gene encoding DNA-processing protein DprA: MKIREFIIKLHLSNLISVSKVRTICDWIGKHQAIPDVKKLEELAGLKTFECISFWKKFNSIELELAVDRNLYHSKAITILDSMYPQCLLESYNPPNVLFYRGDISLIADRQKLLGVVGARQNSAYSSAVLRQLLPDTIAAGIITVSGLAQGVDSLVHSQTFADYGKTIAVIGTGLDIFYPSQNRALQQKIVHEGLVLSEYGLGVGPRKFHFPARNRIIAGLVQTLLVIEARHHSGSLITANLALQENRNVLAVPGPINSPLSIGTNELIKAGAKPTLIAQDIIEEFRNA; the protein is encoded by the coding sequence ATGAAGATAAGAGAATTTATAATAAAATTACATTTGAGTAATCTTATTAGTGTATCTAAAGTTAGAACAATTTGTGATTGGATTGGGAAACATCAAGCTATTCCGGATGTTAAAAAATTAGAAGAGTTGGCTGGACTTAAAACATTTGAATGCATTTCTTTCTGGAAAAAATTTAATTCAATTGAATTAGAACTTGCAGTTGATCGTAATTTGTATCATAGTAAAGCTATTACGATACTTGATTCCATGTATCCACAATGTTTGCTGGAAAGCTATAATCCACCGAATGTACTTTTTTATCGCGGAGACATAAGTTTGATTGCAGATAGACAAAAATTGTTAGGGGTAGTTGGTGCTCGCCAAAATAGTGCTTATTCCTCAGCTGTCCTTAGACAACTATTGCCCGACACTATTGCGGCCGGTATTATAACTGTGAGTGGTTTAGCACAAGGTGTGGATAGTTTAGTACATTCACAGACATTTGCGGACTATGGTAAAACAATTGCTGTTATCGGAACTGGCTTGGACATTTTTTATCCTAGCCAAAATCGTGCACTTCAACAAAAAATTGTACATGAAGGTTTGGTTCTTAGTGAATACGGCCTTGGTGTTGGACCGAGGAAATTTCATTTTCCTGCAAGAAACAGAATTATTGCAGGGCTGGTCCAAACATTGTTAGTTATTGAAGCTCGTCACCATAGTGGTAGTTTGATTACTGCAAACTTAGCGCTACAAGAGAATCGTAATGTTCTTGCTGTTCCAGGTCCGATTAATTCGCCCTTATCTATTGGGACAAATGAATTGATAAAAGCAGGTGCTAAACCTACTTTAATTGCACAAGACATTATTGAAGAATTTCGAAATGCTTGA
- a CDS encoding thymidylate synthase, with amino-acid sequence MAILEAPYLQLINDILEKGHQKMDRTGTGTKSLFGYQMRFDLSQGFPLLTTKKIAFGLIKSELLWFLRGDTNIRFLLQHKNHIWDEWAFKKWIESDEYTGPDMTDFGRKSLIDTEFASKYEEQKKLFCDRILVDDEFSIKYGNLGDVYGAQWRHWKTRDGKIIDQIQDVIDGIRNTPDSRRLIVSAWNPEDVPTSALPPCHTLFQFYVVDGKLSCQLYQRSADVFLGVPFNIASYALLTHLIARETGLEVGEFVHTLGDAHIYNNHIEQIKEQLARTPKDSPTLWLNPDKNSVFDFEMSDIKVKDYDPAPAIKAPVAV; translated from the coding sequence ATGGCAATTCTTGAAGCTCCATATTTACAACTTATAAATGATATCCTAGAAAAAGGACATCAAAAAATGGATCGGACCGGTACAGGAACAAAAAGTCTTTTTGGGTATCAAATGCGTTTTGATTTAAGTCAGGGTTTCCCTCTCCTGACAACCAAGAAAATTGCATTTGGCCTTATAAAGAGTGAATTATTATGGTTTCTTCGTGGAGATACTAATATTCGATTCTTATTACAGCATAAGAACCATATTTGGGATGAATGGGCATTTAAGAAGTGGATTGAAAGTGATGAATATACTGGACCAGACATGACTGATTTTGGGAGAAAATCTCTTATTGATACAGAGTTCGCATCCAAGTATGAGGAACAAAAAAAACTTTTTTGTGATCGAATTTTAGTTGATGACGAATTTTCTATAAAATATGGTAATTTGGGAGATGTTTATGGAGCTCAGTGGCGTCATTGGAAAACCAGAGATGGAAAAATTATTGATCAGATTCAAGATGTGATTGATGGTATTAGAAATACACCGGATTCACGCAGATTGATTGTGTCTGCATGGAACCCAGAAGATGTACCAACGAGCGCGCTTCCACCATGTCATACTTTGTTTCAATTTTATGTTGTTGATGGAAAACTAAGTTGTCAGCTCTATCAACGTAGCGCAGATGTTTTTTTAGGAGTTCCTTTTAATATCGCAAGTTATGCATTGTTAACACATTTGATTGCACGCGAGACTGGGCTTGAAGTTGGAGAATTTGTGCATACTTTGGGGGATGCACATATTTACAATAATCATATTGAGCAAATAAAAGAGCAGTTAGCACGAACGCCTAAGGACTCACCAACACTCTGGCTGAATCCTGACAAAAATAGTGTCTTTGATTTTGAAATGTCGGATATCAAAGTAAAAGATTACGATCCCGCACCTGCAATTAAAGCACCAGTTGCAGTGTAG
- a CDS encoding SGNH/GDSL hydrolase family protein codes for MNKLIKSLIPVIVCCILGLIFYLLLSIAFGANDTKVNKSGDSDAKQAISQRVKQKKNIKLVALGDSLTQGVGDPTSKGGYVHLIKEKLKKNKNVSVSTENFGKAGDRSDQILARLKESKNMQQQLKRADVIVLTVGGNDLMQTLQKNFTSLSSKEFIKVMASAEKVYTNKLNMLLKSVRNYNSKAPVFIYSVYNPFYVYFPRLTQLQKYTDEWNTKILQVIAKKNMMYMVQINKQLSEGQYLGKTTQLKTTTVTNLDTLNENELTQVVSNKKEKNNYLSADDHFHPNLKGYNYMTEQLYASMMKHKRVWLNEVSN; via the coding sequence TTGAATAAATTAATAAAAAGTCTTATTCCTGTTATTGTGTGTTGTATCCTAGGGCTTATTTTTTATTTATTACTCTCCATTGCTTTTGGCGCAAATGATACAAAAGTTAATAAATCAGGGGATTCTGATGCGAAGCAAGCTATAAGTCAGCGAGTTAAGCAGAAGAAAAATATAAAATTAGTTGCATTAGGAGACTCGTTAACACAAGGAGTAGGTGACCCTACTAGTAAAGGTGGCTATGTTCATCTAATAAAAGAAAAACTAAAAAAGAATAAGAATGTAAGTGTTTCAACTGAGAATTTCGGTAAAGCCGGTGACCGTAGTGATCAGATATTGGCGCGTTTAAAAGAGAGCAAAAACATGCAACAACAATTGAAGAGAGCTGATGTGATTGTATTAACTGTTGGTGGGAATGATTTAATGCAAACATTACAGAAAAACTTTACGTCATTATCTTCTAAGGAATTCATTAAGGTTATGGCAAGTGCCGAAAAAGTTTATACTAATAAATTGAATATGTTATTGAAATCAGTTAGAAATTATAATTCGAAAGCACCAGTATTTATTTACAGTGTCTATAATCCTTTTTACGTATATTTCCCAAGACTGACACAGTTGCAAAAATATACTGATGAGTGGAACACAAAAATTTTACAGGTAATTGCAAAGAAAAATATGATGTATATGGTTCAAATTAACAAACAGCTGTCAGAGGGGCAATATTTAGGTAAAACGACACAGTTGAAAACTACGACTGTAACAAATTTGGATACACTAAACGAGAATGAACTTACGCAGGTTGTATCTAATAAAAAAGAAAAAAATAATTATTTATCAGCTGATGACCATTTTCATCCGAATTTAAAAGGGTATAATTATATGACAGAACAACTATATGCTTCAATGATGAAACACAAGAGAGTATGGCTGAATGAGGTGAGTAATTAG
- a CDS encoding ribonuclease HII, with translation MDKRKSISEIKTLIANSPSQELLQELVNDTRKGVQNLLIQYQKREDKKQVELKKFKQRFNYEQAFWQEGKQLVCGVDEVGRGPLAGPVVAAAVILPHDFGLIEVNDSKQLTGKTRERLYSQIINQSLSFSIGISDNYEIDTVNIYQAARIAMLRAVMGLSLKPQQLIIDAMEIDSPIEQLKLIKADSKSVSVAAASIVAKVWRDHLMNFYDRLYPQYDFKSNDGYGTRKHLDALNIYGVTPLHRRSFEPIKSNF, from the coding sequence ATGGATAAGCGCAAGTCAATTAGTGAAATAAAAACATTAATAGCTAACTCTCCTAGTCAAGAATTGTTGCAAGAATTAGTCAATGATACTCGCAAGGGTGTCCAAAATTTATTAATTCAATATCAAAAACGCGAAGATAAAAAACAAGTTGAACTCAAGAAATTCAAGCAACGTTTTAATTATGAACAAGCTTTTTGGCAAGAAGGAAAGCAGTTGGTTTGTGGAGTTGACGAGGTGGGCCGCGGACCGTTAGCTGGCCCTGTGGTGGCTGCAGCAGTTATTTTACCACATGACTTTGGTCTTATCGAAGTTAATGATTCAAAGCAATTGACAGGTAAGACTAGAGAGAGACTTTATAGTCAGATTATTAACCAGTCACTTAGCTTTTCTATTGGCATTTCTGATAATTATGAGATAGATACTGTCAATATTTATCAAGCTGCACGAATTGCAATGTTAAGAGCAGTTATGGGTCTCTCGTTAAAACCGCAGCAATTAATCATTGATGCAATGGAAATTGATTCACCGATTGAACAATTAAAGTTGATAAAGGCTGATTCAAAAAGTGTGAGTGTCGCTGCAGCAAGTATTGTTGCCAAAGTTTGGCGAGACCACTTGATGAATTTTTATGATCGCTTGTATCCACAATATGATTTTAAATCAAATGATGGGTATGGAACAAGGAAACATCTTGATGCTTTGAATATATATGGGGTAACACCACTTCATCGTAGAAGCTTTGAACCAATTAAGTCTAACTTTTAG
- the ylqF gene encoding ribosome biogenesis GTPase YlqF, with product MAVIQWFPGHMAKALRQVKENIKQVDIVLELVDARLPESSRNPQLAEILQNKPSILVLTKKDLADPQATAKWVNYYEALEQPAIAVNSTAGSLKIIEEKIKQVLANKLALQAQKGIMHKRIKVMCIGIPNVGKSTLLNHLVKKNVAQVGNRPGVTKSQQWLKAGKDMLLLDTPGILWPKFEDPMIGKKLALTGAIKETLYAKDDIALYLLEHFCQYAAKSLKERYKLTDNELSLSQVDLLLLITQKSGFRDDYDKASERMILECRKGKLGRYTLDIVPESVQSHNG from the coding sequence ATGGCAGTTATTCAATGGTTTCCAGGACACATGGCCAAAGCCTTGCGTCAAGTCAAAGAAAATATAAAACAAGTTGATATTGTACTTGAACTTGTTGATGCACGATTACCAGAGTCGTCGCGTAATCCACAATTGGCTGAGATTCTTCAAAACAAGCCAAGTATTTTAGTGTTAACAAAAAAGGATTTAGCAGATCCCCAAGCTACAGCAAAGTGGGTTAATTATTACGAAGCATTGGAACAACCAGCGATTGCAGTTAATAGTACAGCGGGGAGTTTAAAAATTATTGAAGAAAAAATTAAACAAGTTCTTGCTAACAAGCTAGCATTACAGGCACAGAAAGGAATCATGCATAAACGCATTAAGGTAATGTGTATCGGTATTCCAAATGTTGGAAAGTCCACTTTACTTAATCATTTAGTTAAAAAAAATGTGGCACAAGTTGGTAATCGACCAGGTGTTACGAAATCACAGCAGTGGCTTAAAGCCGGGAAAGATATGCTTTTATTAGACACACCCGGAATTTTATGGCCAAAATTTGAAGACCCAATGATTGGGAAAAAGTTAGCGTTGACTGGTGCAATTAAAGAAACATTGTACGCTAAGGACGATATTGCGTTGTATTTACTCGAACATTTTTGTCAATATGCTGCCAAGAGCCTGAAAGAACGTTATAAGTTGACAGATAATGAATTATCTCTCTCGCAGGTAGATCTATTACTTTTAATTACCCAAAAAAGTGGATTTAGAGATGATTATGATAAGGCAAGTGAAAGAATGATACTCGAATGCCGTAAAGGTAAGTTGGGGAGATATACGCTTGACATAGTACCAGAAAGTGTTCAAAGTCATAATGGATAA
- the topA gene encoding type I DNA topoisomerase — protein MPKTQKKTTTKRKIKKNLVIVESPSKAKTIEKYLGSRYKVMASLGHIRDLPKSTMGVDVEHNYEPHYISIRGKGDVIKELRREAKKAAHVYLAADPDREGEAIAWHLSYLLGLNPEDKNRVVFNEITKDAVKNSFKSPRTIDMNLVDAQQARRVLDRLVGYSISPILWAKIKKGLSAGRVQSIALNLIIKREQEIREFIPEEYWTIDAQFQANRTKFNADYYGVNGKKQELHNNDEVQEIMQKIDKNKPFSVTRVTPKERKRFPSLPFTTSTMQQTANNALNFRTQKTMMVAQQLYEGINIGKGGSVGLITYMRTDSTRISNIAKHEASTFIHETYGEEYAAVKPRKGKLAEGAQDAHEAIRPSSVLRTPESLTAYLNKDQMKLYSLIWSRFVASQMTPAVVDTMSVDLEQNTVMYRAKGSKMKFPGFTKVYAESKRKDNILPDLEVGQEVKLVTNQPNQHFTLPPARYTEATLIKTLEENGVGRPSTYAPTLNTIQKRYYVKLVARKFEPTELGEIVNNMIVKCFPDILNVDFTAHLEDQLDEIEEGKQEWIKVIDSFYQPFAKEVDAAEEKMAKVKIKDEPAGINCDICGAPLVIKLGRYGKFYACSRFPDCRNTKPITKEIGVVCPECHKGQIIERKSKKNRIFYGCDRYPDCEFVSWDKPVGRDCPKCQHYLIEKKTKKGMQVKCSNCDYTEEIQK, from the coding sequence ATGCCTAAGACCCAGAAAAAAACAACAACAAAACGAAAAATAAAGAAAAATCTTGTGATTGTCGAGTCTCCGTCGAAGGCCAAGACAATTGAAAAATATTTAGGATCTCGTTATAAGGTTATGGCCAGCCTAGGTCATATTAGAGACTTACCGAAAAGTACGATGGGTGTTGATGTGGAGCATAATTATGAACCTCATTATATTTCAATACGTGGTAAGGGCGATGTTATTAAAGAATTACGTAGAGAAGCTAAAAAAGCCGCACATGTCTATCTCGCAGCCGATCCGGATAGAGAAGGAGAAGCAATTGCATGGCATCTCTCTTATCTATTGGGTTTGAATCCAGAAGATAAGAATCGGGTTGTTTTTAACGAGATTACAAAAGATGCTGTTAAGAATTCATTTAAGAGTCCACGTACAATTGACATGAATCTGGTTGATGCTCAGCAAGCAAGGCGTGTACTAGATCGCTTAGTAGGTTATTCAATCAGCCCAATACTTTGGGCAAAAATAAAAAAAGGATTGAGTGCAGGACGTGTACAGTCAATTGCTTTGAATCTGATTATTAAGCGTGAACAAGAAATTCGTGAATTTATTCCCGAGGAGTATTGGACAATTGATGCTCAATTTCAAGCTAACAGAACCAAATTTAATGCTGATTACTATGGAGTAAACGGGAAGAAGCAAGAATTGCATAATAATGATGAAGTTCAAGAAATTATGCAAAAAATTGATAAGAATAAACCATTTAGTGTAACAAGGGTTACTCCAAAAGAACGTAAAAGATTTCCTTCACTTCCTTTTACAACAAGTACAATGCAACAAACAGCCAATAATGCACTTAATTTTAGAACCCAAAAAACGATGATGGTTGCACAACAGTTATACGAAGGTATTAATATTGGAAAAGGTGGTTCAGTGGGATTAATCACCTATATGCGTACAGACTCAACTAGAATTTCCAATATTGCTAAGCATGAGGCATCAACTTTCATCCATGAGACTTATGGTGAAGAATATGCGGCAGTTAAACCGCGTAAAGGGAAGTTAGCTGAGGGAGCACAGGATGCACATGAAGCTATCCGACCTTCATCGGTTTTACGAACTCCAGAGTCACTCACAGCATATTTGAATAAAGATCAGATGAAACTATATTCATTAATTTGGTCACGTTTTGTGGCAAGTCAGATGACTCCAGCAGTTGTTGATACAATGAGTGTTGATCTTGAGCAAAATACAGTGATGTATCGAGCAAAGGGTTCAAAGATGAAGTTCCCTGGATTTACAAAAGTTTACGCTGAAAGCAAACGCAAGGATAATATTTTACCTGATTTAGAAGTTGGACAAGAAGTCAAGTTGGTAACTAATCAACCTAATCAGCATTTTACTTTACCACCTGCAAGATATACTGAAGCTACATTGATTAAAACACTTGAAGAAAATGGTGTCGGCCGTCCTTCGACCTATGCACCAACACTTAATACAATCCAAAAACGATATTATGTAAAACTTGTTGCACGCAAATTTGAGCCTACAGAGCTAGGTGAGATCGTAAATAATATGATTGTTAAGTGTTTCCCAGACATCTTAAATGTCGATTTCACAGCTCATTTGGAGGACCAACTAGATGAGATTGAAGAGGGAAAACAAGAGTGGATTAAAGTCATTGATAGTTTCTACCAACCTTTCGCAAAAGAAGTTGATGCTGCTGAAGAAAAAATGGCTAAAGTTAAAATTAAAGATGAACCAGCGGGAATAAATTGTGATATTTGTGGGGCACCTTTAGTAATCAAACTCGGACGTTACGGTAAGTTTTATGCATGCAGTCGTTTTCCAGATTGTCGCAATACAAAACCCATCACAAAAGAAATCGGGGTGGTTTGTCCAGAGTGTCATAAGGGACAGATTATTGAACGAAAATCCAAGAAGAATCGTATTTTTTATGGATGTGATCGTTATCCTGATTGTGAATTTGTTTCTTGGGATAAGCCAGTTGGTCGTGATTGTCCTAAATGCCAACATTACCTGATTGAAAAGAAAACTAAAAAGGGAATGCAGGTTAAATGCAGCAATTGCGATTATACGGAAGAAATTCAAAAATAA
- a CDS encoding S41 family peptidase yields the protein MEVEKKENSTKQQKQKKNRRKYSLLTLIITSLVTLLIGGGTVFYYMNQKLVAATETSQAMSKIETVFSSLYSGYYKTVSKQKLENGALSGMVNALGDPFTDYMSKDETESLNNTISSSFTGIGAEVQKKGDYVQIIAPIKGTPAKKAGLQADDIILKIDGKSIKGYSLSKAISLIRGKKGTSVTLTIKRGDSTFTKKLTRATIPVETVTGHLLKNNKAIGYMQVSTFSEKTASEFKAEIKSLRKQGAKSFMIDMRDNPGGLMDQALAMSSMFVKNGKTILQVQQRGQAAQVYKAGKKYDKGFKVTEKAVVLINSGSASAAEIFSAALNQSANIKLIGTKSYGKGTVQTTLPFTDKTELKMTIAKWLTPNGSWINHKGIQPTIKADYPSYAYQTAINTKKTYTQGEVSGQIKKAQVILNALNYSVGSANGYYGDSTVTAVKKFQTDNKLTVDGKLNKETVNKLEELAAKKVADSDNALKAATSELSGN from the coding sequence ATAGAAGTGGAAAAGAAAGAGAATTCAACAAAGCAGCAAAAACAAAAGAAGAATAGGCGTAAATATAGTCTGCTAACCTTGATTATAACTAGTTTAGTCACCCTGTTAATTGGTGGTGGAACTGTTTTTTATTACATGAATCAAAAGCTAGTGGCGGCAACTGAAACTAGTCAGGCAATGAGTAAGATTGAAACAGTTTTTTCGTCACTTTATAGTGGCTACTATAAAACTGTTAGCAAGCAAAAACTAGAGAATGGAGCACTATCTGGAATGGTAAATGCCCTCGGTGATCCATTTACAGATTATATGTCAAAAGATGAAACTGAATCACTGAACAATACTATTTCAAGTAGTTTTACTGGGATTGGTGCCGAGGTTCAAAAGAAGGGTGACTATGTTCAAATAATTGCTCCAATTAAAGGAACACCTGCTAAAAAAGCTGGTTTGCAAGCAGATGATATTATTTTGAAGATTGATGGCAAGTCAATTAAGGGATATTCATTAAGTAAAGCAATTTCATTAATTAGAGGTAAAAAAGGAACAAGCGTTACATTAACAATTAAGCGTGGAGATTCAACCTTTACAAAGAAATTAACAAGGGCAACGATTCCGGTCGAAACAGTAACAGGCCACTTGCTTAAGAACAATAAGGCGATTGGATACATGCAGGTTTCAACTTTCTCTGAAAAGACTGCGTCTGAATTTAAGGCAGAGATTAAGAGTTTGCGCAAGCAAGGAGCTAAGTCCTTTATGATTGATATGCGGGATAATCCTGGTGGATTGATGGACCAAGCTCTCGCTATGTCTTCAATGTTTGTGAAAAATGGTAAGACAATCTTACAGGTTCAACAACGTGGTCAGGCAGCCCAAGTCTATAAGGCTGGTAAAAAATATGATAAAGGGTTCAAAGTTACTGAAAAAGCGGTTGTATTAATCAATAGTGGGAGTGCTAGTGCCGCAGAAATCTTCTCTGCAGCATTAAACCAATCGGCTAATATTAAATTAATCGGTACTAAGTCATATGGTAAAGGGACAGTACAAACAACGTTGCCGTTTACTGACAAAACTGAACTTAAGATGACAATTGCTAAGTGGTTGACGCCAAATGGCTCTTGGATTAATCATAAGGGAATACAACCTACTATTAAGGCCGATTATCCAAGTTATGCTTACCAAACAGCAATTAATACAAAGAAAACATACACTCAAGGTGAAGTTTCTGGTCAGATCAAGAAAGCTCAAGTCATCTTGAATGCTTTGAATTATAGCGTAGGCTCGGCAAATGGTTATTATGGTGATTCAACAGTGACTGCTGTGAAGAAATTCCAGACTGATAATAAGCTGACTGTCGATGGTAAATTGAATAAAGAAACAGTTAATAAACTTGAAGAATTAGCTGCAAAAAAAGTAGCTGACAGTGATAATGCACTTAAGGCAGCAACTTCCGAACTTAGTGGTAACTAA
- a CDS encoding YpmS family protein, protein MSRLERPKKIKNKVKINYWKWAFVVLAAIILGTSLFVYKQVTTQSVQQKEVVKKTAKTGKYTTINVQMNRKQLNGTINYYLKKQQQNNIKYRFFVSKSAAIMMGTTQILGQSVSFSLYTTPKVTEDGNIVLLAKGVGIGSLNAPPSFILNYVKKNYKLNKGITIDTKNDRIGLNLNKFATAKGISIKAKKLDLKNNSFRFTLSIPLK, encoded by the coding sequence GTGAGTAGGTTGGAAAGGCCCAAAAAAATAAAAAATAAAGTTAAGATAAATTACTGGAAATGGGCATTCGTTGTTTTGGCTGCTATTATTTTGGGGACATCACTGTTTGTTTACAAGCAGGTAACTACACAATCTGTACAGCAAAAAGAGGTTGTTAAAAAAACAGCGAAGACAGGAAAATATACAACAATTAATGTACAGATGAATAGAAAACAACTAAATGGAACAATTAATTATTATTTGAAAAAACAACAACAAAATAATATTAAATACCGTTTTTTTGTTAGCAAATCGGCTGCCATTATGATGGGAACAACTCAAATATTGGGCCAAAGTGTTTCATTTTCACTATATACAACTCCTAAAGTTACTGAAGATGGCAATATTGTATTGCTTGCGAAGGGTGTTGGGATAGGCTCTTTAAATGCTCCACCTTCATTTATACTTAACTATGTGAAAAAAAATTATAAGCTTAATAAAGGAATTACAATTGATACTAAAAATGATAGAATTGGTCTTAATCTTAATAAGTTTGCAACGGCCAAAGGAATTAGTATCAAAGCTAAGAAACTAGATTTAAAGAACAATAGTTTTCGTTTCACCCTCTCAATACCTTTAAAATAA